TTTAATGAAATGATCAAAGCAGGTTAGGTCAGAATCAGTGACCTCAGCAATCCACTCGGTTATTTTATCTCTGGCTATTTCTGGCGTTATATGGCTATCGAAAATAGCACTTAATTCACGGCTAAATTGATAGGCTAGCTTCAGTTTAGGTGACCGCTTAAACAGCTTTTCAACAATTGGCTTTTCCGCTTCCGTAAAATGATCTTTTTGTTTTCGTAGTAAAGCAATGGCTGGTTTTAAGGCAGTATACTCTGTCGGTGTTAGTAGCTTCTTTAGTCGACTTAACTCGGATTTTCGCAAATTAATGAGGCTTTTACGATATAGTTTTCTAACATGGAAACGATCCGCCACGATGGGTACTTTATCTTTGAATACTGCTTTACAAGCATTCATGTAACCCTCATATAAATCACAACAAATCGCTCGAATCGTCTTCCGTAAACGGCGAGGTATTGTACGCAAAAACCTGATGATATCCCTTTTTTCTCGCCCCTCTACTACTCCCAACAGGTGCACCTGATCATGCACTCGATAGGTAATCAGGGTCACAAAATCACGGTAGCCTTTTTTCAGACTAATTTCATCAATCCCTAAAATACCCAAATCTTGAATAATAGAATAATTAATTTCTGATTCTACGTAGCGATCAATTAATGCTTCAACTACGTGGTAGTCGACTGACTCTTTACGACTCACATCAGCAACAGTGGAATTGACTAACTCAAACAACAGGTGATGTTCAAAGGGTTTAGTCATTTTAGCATTGACCTCATACCAATCGAGTGTTTCTGTCGTGGTAGGGTCACCATCACAATTCGCACACAGGCCGCGGCGAGGGGTTATTTCAATGAAGGTGTTTTTGCCAAACATGGGCAAATGCCGTAGCCGTAACATCCGCCCCAAACCATGCCCTTTTGTAGGCTTATTACAGACTCTGCAAGGCACGCTCTCTCGTGTACTTTTTACCTCGATGGTAATTTCCCGTGCTGATAAATTAGAGCGTACCTTGACCACTTCAACGTCAGATAAACCTAATAATTCGGGTGTAATGTTGAGCGAGTTTGAACGTTTTGTGAACATATGTCGTGCAGTAAAATCATCGATTCTGTGGACTGGTCGTCATTGTACATAAATCAGACGATCCACGCAAAGACGCGAAGAGCCGGTAATTTATCCGTTCGCAGTACAACAGGAAAAGGCACTACATTCCAAATTGAACTGCCAGCTCAAAATGCAAGCTAGAACTAATTGCTTAATAGATGGTTTACTAGGCTTAATGATACGTGAGGCGATTATATGTCTAACTTACTCAGAGAAGAAAATACCAATGGCCTTACAACGAATACTAGCAACCCTAATATATTAATTGTTGATGATGAGCCCCTCATACGTGAAATTCTGTGTGAAATACTAAGTACAGAAGAATATACAACTGAGCAAGC
This genomic interval from Spartinivicinus ruber contains the following:
- a CDS encoding ISL3 family transposase translates to MFTKRSNSLNITPELLGLSDVEVVKVRSNLSAREITIEVKSTRESVPCRVCNKPTKGHGLGRMLRLRHLPMFGKNTFIEITPRRGLCANCDGDPTTTETLDWYEVNAKMTKPFEHHLLFELVNSTVADVSRKESVDYHVVEALIDRYVESEINYSIIQDLGILGIDEISLKKGYRDFVTLITYRVHDQVHLLGVVEGREKRDIIRFLRTIPRRLRKTIRAICCDLYEGYMNACKAVFKDKVPIVADRFHVRKLYRKSLINLRKSELSRLKKLLTPTEYTALKPAIALLRKQKDHFTEAEKPIVEKLFKRSPKLKLAYQFSRELSAIFDSHITPEIARDKITEWIAEVTDSDLTCFDHFIKTLVKYQQPITNYFIGRHNSGFVEGFNNKVKVLKRRCYGLSSPKKLFQRLIIDTMGLDRFAPGMLAF